In Solidesulfovibrio carbinoliphilus subsp. oakridgensis, the sequence GTAAGATTGAGCGCCATGGAGGATTCCTTTGAGGTATGACGGAAAAGGGAAAAAGGTCCGGCCTGCATGCCTCCCCCGGCGGCCGAAGTCAAGGGGCCGAACCGCTTGCGGTCCTGGCGCCGCAGGGCCCCAGGCGTTGGGCCGGGCCGCCCGCCCCCCCGGCCCGGCTGTTGACTAACCGCTACGACGGGCGCAAACAGAGAGCATCGGGAAAAGGAGCACGCGATGGAGTTTCACGACGGCGTGCGCGCCGCCTTCGGCATCCCCGCCCGCTTCCGGATTCCGCGCATCATGGCCGTGGGACACCTGAAGCCCGGAGCCGCCGTCCTGCCGCCCAAATGGCGCCCGGGCCTGGGCGACATTCTCTCTCGCCTGCCCGACCCTTCCCAAGGAGAAAACGCATGAAAACCGTCCTGCCAGCACTTCTCATCCTGGCCGCCCTCGGCCTCGCCCCCTGCCCCGCTCCGGCCCAGGCGGCCGATCCCCAGCCCGGGGCCGACGCCGCCAAGGCGGCCGCGCCGCCGGCTCCGGTCGTGGACGGCGTCACCCTCGACACGCCCCACCTCTCGACCACCTTCTGGATCCGCCACATCCTGGCCCCGGTGGCCGGACGCTTCGACCAGGCCGCCGGCACCATCGACCTCCCGGCCAAGTCGCCGGACAAGGGCCACGTCCGCTTCACCGTCAAGACCGAAAGCGTGGACACCGGCGTGGCCGCCCGCGACACCCACCTGCGCACCGCCGAATTCCTCGACACCGCCGTTTATCCGGAAATGACCTTCGTCAGCGACCGGATCGTGGCCGGTCCCAAGGGCGTCTACAACGTCACCGGCAAGCTGACCATCAAGGACGTGACCAGGACCGTCACCATCCCGGTCCGCGCCCTGGGCACCAAGCCCAGCCCCATGACGCCCTGCGTCGACGTCTCGGGCTACGAAGCCTCGCTCTCGCTCAACCGCCTCGAATACCACGTCGGCACCGGCAAGTACTTCAAGATGGGAGTCGTCGGCGACACCGTCGACATCCGCCTCGCCGGCGAAACCCTCGGCCAGCGGCCCAATTGCGTGCCGCCGCCCCACCCGCAGCAGTAAGACGAGAGAAGAGAAGAATGCCTCCGGCGGCCGGGAGGGGGTCACCCCCTCCCGGACCCACCCGCCTCCCCAACCCCCGCCCACCCCGTTCGGGGGGTCCGGGGGCTGTGCAACCGGGAACATCGTTGACAGTTTGGACCGGGTACATCCCTGACACTTTTTAGCTGATCAGGGATCGAACCGGAACCACCCGTTTGGGGTCTTTGGGGCAAAACCCGCCGAGCAGGTGCTCTCCAAGATAAACCAGCCAACGATCATCATAATTTCTGGTCAGGCCGATGCGACATTTCGCAAATGCCTCGCCGAGAAAAATCTGCCTGCCTTCCCAGTTGAACATCCCATCCCGGCGAACCGTCCGACTTTCGAAAGAGGAGGGATACTCAAAGCATGGTTCGTTTCGAGGCAGCCGCCGGGACGAAGGCCGGTAGATTGAAGCCGGCGTGGCCTGATCAAGTGCTTCATGGGGACGATGGCTATTAAATCGCTCCCGCCAGGACTCCAATCGTTCTTGTTGCTCCCGCAGATTCGCCGAAGGCGGGATAGTGGCTTCCAGTTTCAAGGTCCGATGCATTCTTTCGTGGCAGCCATTTTGCTCGGGCTTTCCAGGCGCGATGAAGTCCACGACAATACCCAGCTGGAGCCACCAGACGCTTAAGCCGGTCAAACCTGCGATCCCGGTCGAACCAAACGGAGTCCCATTGTCCACGCGGATGGCGCGTGGCAGGCCGTATCGCATAAACACCCGCCGCATCGCCTCTTTTGTTCGTTCAAGCGTCTGCGTAGGAAAGACGTAACACCCTAAGACATAGCGGCTAAAGATGTCACTGATTGTCAAAGGATGGCAAATGCTCCTGTCCTCCAGGCGAAACCAGCCCTTGTAATCCGCACTCCAAACATCATTTGCCTGTTTGGGCTGCCGGAGATCCTCTCGCCGCAACCGGCCTCCTGACTGACGGCGCTTTGCTTTTGTGGCGGTGATCAATCCGTGCCGTTTCAAAATGTCGCCGGCTGTACTTTTGGCCGGTGGGTACTCTATGCCGTGCACATCTTGCAGAAGCCTGACGAGCTTTTTGGGACCCCAGTAGGGATTCTCCTGTCGCAATGCGAGTAATAACGTGACGACTGCATCAGGTGTTTTGTGCGGGCAATGCCGGGCAACGCGGCTTCGTTCCCCAAGCCCTTCCCCTGCCTGATAGCGGCGCAGCCACTTGTAACCCGTTTCGCGACTGATCCCATACTTGCGGCACAAGGCTGCAAATGATTCCCGTCGCTGCGACAACTCCACAATGAACCGGGCGCGTTCTTCCATCGGATTGACCTTTTTCCAGGGCATTGGAGCTTCCTCCTCTGCCCAAAAGTGTCAACCATGTACCCGGTCCGTTCTGTCAATCATGTACCCGGTTCATACCGGCGTCACGCCCCCCGGCCGCCGGAGGCATCTTCCCTTCCTCCCTTATCCACCCCGCCGCGATGCACCGCCGCCGCCGCTGCGCCTCGCGCCGGGCGCTTCGGCGCGCAGGCGGGCGGCCCCGTCCGCGGCAAAGGGCAGGGTGAGGACGGTCAGGGACACGGCCGGCAGGGCCAGCCGGGCCTGGCCCTGGCGGATGTCGACCGGCGCGCCGCGGCGAAGGAACGGACGCGGGTCGTCCGGACCGAGGCCGGACCAGACGGTGCGTGCGGCCGCGCGGCCGGGCCGGCCGCCGTCAAGGCGCACGGCCACGTCGCGGGCCGTGTCCTTGTTGAGAAGAAAGACGGTCATCTCGCCGGTCCGGTCGTCCTGGAAGGCGACGGTCCGCACGCCCGGCGCGTCCGTGGCCGCCACCAGCCGGCCGCCGAGGCGCGCGGCCAGGAGTTTGACGGCCGTGCCGGTGGGCAGGAGGTTGTTTTTGCCGTCAAGGGCGTCCCAGAGTTCCGGGCCGGTGTCGTTGTTGAGCCAACGGGTGGCCCAGACTTGCGCCGTCACCACCCGGGGGTCGCTTATGGCCTGCCCCATCATGTCGAACAGGACCAGGGCGTGGCCGAGGGTGTTTTCGTGCTTCCAGCCGAGGTTCCGGGGATGGGCATACCAGTCGGCGGAGTTGATCTCGGTCAAGAGGTAGCGCAGGCGGCCGGCCAGCCCGGGCGGCCCGTAACGGCGGGCCGCCTTGTCGATCTCCTCCACCCCGAGCATGCGCACCGGGTTTTCCCGGTAATAGTCGTAGCCGTACCAGGAATAGCAAGGGTATTCGTGGACGGCGACGAAGTCGATGCTGCCGGCCGCCTGGGCAAAGACGGCCTCCCACCAGGGGGTGGTGACGCCGTTTAAATTGTCGAGGGCGCCGACGCCGTCGGCCGCGACCGGGCCGTTGGCGCCGACCTGGATGGTCGGGTCCACGCCCTTCATGGCCGAGGCGAAAACCACGAAATCCCGGGCGTAGTCCGCCGCCCTGGCCCC encodes:
- a CDS encoding YceI family protein — translated: MKTVLPALLILAALGLAPCPAPAQAADPQPGADAAKAAAPPAPVVDGVTLDTPHLSTTFWIRHILAPVAGRFDQAAGTIDLPAKSPDKGHVRFTVKTESVDTGVAARDTHLRTAEFLDTAVYPEMTFVSDRIVAGPKGVYNVTGKLTIKDVTRTVTIPVRALGTKPSPMTPCVDVSGYEASLSLNRLEYHVGTGKYFKMGVVGDTVDIRLAGETLGQRPNCVPPPHPQQ
- a CDS encoding integrase core domain-containing protein yields the protein MPWKKVNPMEERARFIVELSQRRESFAALCRKYGISRETGYKWLRRYQAGEGLGERSRVARHCPHKTPDAVVTLLLALRQENPYWGPKKLVRLLQDVHGIEYPPAKSTAGDILKRHGLITATKAKRRQSGGRLRREDLRQPKQANDVWSADYKGWFRLEDRSICHPLTISDIFSRYVLGCYVFPTQTLERTKEAMRRVFMRYGLPRAIRVDNGTPFGSTGIAGLTGLSVWWLQLGIVVDFIAPGKPEQNGCHERMHRTLKLEATIPPSANLREQQERLESWRERFNSHRPHEALDQATPASIYRPSSRRLPRNEPCFEYPSSFESRTVRRDGMFNWEGRQIFLGEAFAKCRIGLTRNYDDRWLVYLGEHLLGGFCPKDPKRVVPVRSLIS